The Populus alba chromosome 6, ASM523922v2, whole genome shotgun sequence genome contains a region encoding:
- the LOC118030674 gene encoding uncharacterized protein, producing MIPAFLSKQEVLVSEPRLRKAVSCDSYEIDKYETLEDSATIDEVKQAECECCGLKEDCTPDYISEVKGSYSGKWVCGLCSEAVKERMAQGPKIAMHEAVCSHRDFCQKFNTTRLNPQLSLTCAMRGIAKRSSENRSSKNSSTSRIARSTSCVPRIDLNH from the exons ATGATACCTGCATTTCTATCGAAACAAGAGGTGTTAGTG AGTGAGCCAAGGCTTCGGAAAGCGGTGTCTTGTGATTCATATGAAATTGACAAATATGAGACTTTGGAAGACAGTGCTACCATTGATGAAGTCAAGCAAGCAGAATGTGAATGTTGTGGACTCAAAGAGGATTGCACGCCAGATTATATCTCGGAAGTTAAGGGCTCTTATTCTGGTAAATGGGTTTGTGGCCTTTGTTCTGAAGCTGTCAAAGAAAGAATGGCACAAGGTCCGAAGATCGCCATGCATGAAGCTGTTTGCTCTCACAGGGATTTTTGCCAAAAGTTCAACACAACTAGACTCAATCCTCAGCTATCTTTGACGTGTGCAATGAGGGGTATAGCAAAACGAAGTAGTGAGAATAGAAGCTCCAAGAATTCGTCCACATCAAGGATTGCTCGAAGCACTAGCTGCGTTCCAAGGATTGATCTCAACCATTAA